The DNA window atacatacgtacataaatacacatatatatacatatgcatgcaATGTCCACATATGAGACACATACTATTCTTGAGTTTTGTCTTCTCCCGCTTTGTTAACCTCACATTCAGtgctttccttttttgttgtATTGTCGACATTTGTTGGAGCTATATCCTTAGGGTCATTTTTCTCGTTATTCCCATTACTCCTATTATTCTCATCATTCTCATTATTCTCattattctcttttttttcatcatttcctgaattttttttttttaaaagtgaTACTTCCCTGtcaatattttctatatgtACATTAAGCATTTGTATACTTCTTGTTAGGGCctcaaataaaattttaaaatcttTTATGTCTAGACTGTATGTATGGataattttttgcatttcTGATACATTATTTGCAGTTTCTTCTGATTCTTTCTTAACTTCAAGGACATAATTAGAAAATCTCTTTATTTCGTTTCTCATAGTCATAATAGACACACTTGTGCATAGAGGTGCAAATCTACACACATTAGAGGTGGGATCATTATTAGCATTTTTCCCAccaaatagaaaaaaagctTTCGTTTGAGAATGTAAATTTAAGGTACCATAATCATAACAGTTATGTATCTGTTTAGATGCTATCTGACAATTAAACCAACAATTAGATGGAatatcatatacatataaatcaGGAATACTATAATTAGAAAACCAACCAGAACACAAGCCACCAGATATCCACATATTTTTATCGATAATAACAGCTCCATGTTTCCATCTTGCACAAGGTGCTTCCCCAGATGAGTTTTTGACTAATGTccaattttcatttttgataTTATATACCCATAATTCATCTGTTGGAGATCCTTTACTATTTAAATCTCCaccaaataaataaagaagacTATAACTGATATTATCTTTCGTTGTTCTATCTAACCAAacaagagaagaaaaaactCTTCCTGAAGGACTTATACCTTTATGCTTAATTTCTGACCATTCTCCTCCAACAAATTTATACCCagtttttaataattcattatttctatttagTCCTCCCCAAATAATTGTTGTATAAGTACTAGGGCAGAACGTATATGCATGTCCAAATCGTGATCCTGGAATGGAATCTAATCTGTAAGAATATTTCGAC is part of the Plasmodium malariae genome assembly, chromosome: 14 genome and encodes:
- the PmUG01_14048200 gene encoding conserved Plasmodium protein, unknown function; protein product: MSDISDFSGNDEFSDGEKQRKLFNRKSRNSTLQKKNTTDKAESLSKMSSAKSSDNIQEENRKTSIQKSETLKSTKSLNTKRGSQDEHILNSNDSKSFKNQYSASKLKDEGKSNTNPNARVADCVMSPPEFFLSHIYHDNKVFTKKYGHSIVEYENEFFIYGGINSHNEYLDEFLIFTYGPNTFTSKKLSVNPGKRAYSSMTLTYNANYNPSLLVFGGLCGPNIVAKDCYMYDFSEDAWSKYSYRLDSIPGSRFGHAYTFCPSTYTTIIWGGLNRNNELLKTGYKFVGGEWSEIKHKGISPSGRVFSSLVWLDRTTKDNISYSLLYLFGGDLNSKGSPTDELWVYNIKNENWTLVKNSSGEAPCARWKHGAVIIDKNMWISGGLCSGWFSNYSIPDLYVYDIPSNCWFNCQIASKQIHNCYDYGTLNLHSQTKAFFLFGGKNANNDPTSNVCRFAPLCTSVSIMTMRNEIKRFSNYVLEVKKESEETANNVSEMQKIIHTYSLDIKDFKILFEALTRSIQMLNVHIENIDREVSLLKKKNSGNDEKKENNENNENDENNRSNGNNEKNDPKDIAPTNVDNTTKKESTECEVNKAGEDKTQE